A stretch of Zerene cesonia ecotype Mississippi chromosome 23, Zerene_cesonia_1.1, whole genome shotgun sequence DNA encodes these proteins:
- the LOC119836251 gene encoding eukaryotic translation initiation factor 4H-like isoform X2 — protein sequence MAGRSGFDDGNPRDYGGGRRTAGGRPLPTEPPYKAYVGNLPSGLIQGDINRIFPDLNIKNVRLVMDKETDKFKGFCYVEFEYLEDLIKAIELNGALNVDGNYIKIDVAEEKRSDRGGGFDRGRRDGRDGGRDGGRDGGRGGFRRDGGRDRERAPPGGERWNERGSRGSSEEPRGPGEWGRMGRSAANQPPARPRRNFDDMPPSRPDTSGRPKLVLEPRTVKEPVNSLAATSQASSIFGGARPREERLKELASE from the exons ATGGCAGGTCGTAGTGGTTTTGATGATGGAAATCcgag GGATTATGGAGGCGGCAGAAGGACGGCGGGCGGTCGCCCGTTGCCGACGGAGCCTCCTTACAAAGCCTATGTTGGAAATCTACCCTCTGGACTCATACAAGGAGACATAAATAGAATCTTTCCT gacctcaacataaaaaatgtgagATTGGTTATGGATAAAGAAACTGATAAATTCAAAGGCTTCTGCTATGTGGAATTTGAATACTTGGAAGATTTGATCAAAGCAATCGAGTTGAATGGTGCCCTAAATGTAGATggaaactatattaaaattgatgtgGCCGAAGAAAAAAGAAGTGACAG AGGGGGCGGTTTCGACCGGGGCCGTCGGGACGGTCGCGACGGCGGCCGTGACGGCGGTCGCGACGGAGGCCGCGGGGGCTTCAGACGGGACGGCGGGCGCG ACCGCGAGCGGGCGCCTCCGGGGGGGGAGAGATGGAACGAGCGGGGGTCCCGCGGCTCGTCGGAGGAGCCGCGCGGGCCGGGCGAGTGGGGCCGCATGGGCCGCTCCGCCGCCAACCAGCCACCCGCGCGCCCGCGCAGGAACTTCGACGATATGCCGCCCTCTAGACCAG ACACATCTGGCAGGCCGAAGCTCGTGCTGGAGCCGCGGACGGTGAAGGAGCCAGTGAACTCGCTCGCGGCGACGAGTCAGGCATCCTCGATATTCGGCGGCGCGCGGCCGCGGGAGGAGCGGCTCAAGGAGCTCGCGAGCGAGTAG
- the LOC119836251 gene encoding eukaryotic translation initiation factor 4H-like isoform X1: MAGRSGFDDGNPRDYGGGRRTAGGRPLPTEPPYKAYVGNLPSGLIQGDINRIFPDLNIKNVRLVMDKETDKFKGFCYVEFEYLEDLIKAIELNGALNVDGNYIKIDVAEEKRSDRGGGFDRGRRDGRDGGRDGGRDGGRGGFRRDGGRGTYDHFEAVDRRGPRHQGGGFTHDRERAPPGGERWNERGSRGSSEEPRGPGEWGRMGRSAANQPPARPRRNFDDMPPSRPDTSGRPKLVLEPRTVKEPVNSLAATSQASSIFGGARPREERLKELASE; encoded by the exons ATGGCAGGTCGTAGTGGTTTTGATGATGGAAATCcgag GGATTATGGAGGCGGCAGAAGGACGGCGGGCGGTCGCCCGTTGCCGACGGAGCCTCCTTACAAAGCCTATGTTGGAAATCTACCCTCTGGACTCATACAAGGAGACATAAATAGAATCTTTCCT gacctcaacataaaaaatgtgagATTGGTTATGGATAAAGAAACTGATAAATTCAAAGGCTTCTGCTATGTGGAATTTGAATACTTGGAAGATTTGATCAAAGCAATCGAGTTGAATGGTGCCCTAAATGTAGATggaaactatattaaaattgatgtgGCCGAAGAAAAAAGAAGTGACAG AGGGGGCGGTTTCGACCGGGGCCGTCGGGACGGTCGCGACGGCGGCCGTGACGGCGGTCGCGACGGAGGCCGCGGGGGCTTCAGACGGGACGGCGGGCGCGGTACGTACGACCACTTCGAGGCCGTCGACCGCCGCGGCCCACGGCACCAGGGTGGAGGGTTCACACATG ACCGCGAGCGGGCGCCTCCGGGGGGGGAGAGATGGAACGAGCGGGGGTCCCGCGGCTCGTCGGAGGAGCCGCGCGGGCCGGGCGAGTGGGGCCGCATGGGCCGCTCCGCCGCCAACCAGCCACCCGCGCGCCCGCGCAGGAACTTCGACGATATGCCGCCCTCTAGACCAG ACACATCTGGCAGGCCGAAGCTCGTGCTGGAGCCGCGGACGGTGAAGGAGCCAGTGAACTCGCTCGCGGCGACGAGTCAGGCATCCTCGATATTCGGCGGCGCGCGGCCGCGGGAGGAGCGGCTCAAGGAGCTCGCGAGCGAGTAG
- the LOC119836221 gene encoding elongator complex protein 5, whose translation MTLFKLKTTTTILIEEDYNKNSLPLLQSLVQDDYMLNIFCFEQPAALWQGVFKEKRCQFYSEICLETLERPKEKTAIIIDSVNQMGLLLGWNNCLKIIKNFQHDSNVSKLIIILHKDCILLNSKLQIHLNHIAHAIVTFDTKKNDKLYVQIKKAGKLVSSEEIMSYDTRTCYFKLSPIVKLSKKDEVEKVTPGNLTTFKIETDQISQLEKNKLQLPYMSKINEGQGRVFYEPDAVDDWDDEDPDDDLDI comes from the coding sequence ATGACACTGTTTAAGCTTAAAACGACGACAACAATTCTCATAGAagaagattataataaaaattctttaccTCTACTTCAAAGCCTCGTACAAGATGATTACATGTTGAACATTTTCTGTTTTGAACAGCCAGCAGCCTTATGGCAAGGtgtatttaaagaaaagcGATGTCAATTCTATAGTGAAATATGTCTAGAAACATTGGAGAGACCGAAAGAAAAAACTGCAATAATTATCGATTCTGTTAATCAAATGGGCCTCTTGTTAGGATGGAACAATTGCCTgaagattattaaaaattttcagcaTGACTCTAATGTTTCGaagcttattataatattacacaaagattgtattttacttaattCAAAGTTGCAAATACACTTGAATCACATAGCCCACGCAATAGTTACCTTTGATACAAAGAAAAATGACAAATtgtatgtacaaataaaaaaggctgGCAAACTCGTGAGCAGTGAAGAAATTATGTCATATGATACTAgaacatgttattttaaactatcacCCATcgttaaattaagtaaaaaagaTGAAGTTGAGAAGGTTACTCCTGGCAATCTTACAACATTTAAGATAGAGACAGATCAAATATCACAgttagagaaaaataaattgcaactGCCTTACATGAGTAAAATTAATGAAGGCCAAGGGAGAGTTTTTTATGAACCTGATGCTGTTGATGACTGGGATGACGAGGATCCTGATGATGAtcttgatatttaa